A region of Onychomys torridus chromosome 10, mOncTor1.1, whole genome shotgun sequence DNA encodes the following proteins:
- the LOC118592552 gene encoding C-X-C motif chemokine 5-like, which produces MSLPTRRARIPRGSRSLFTLLAFLLLLTLPQHLAEGGPSAVVPVTELRCVCLTVTPKINPKLIANLEVIAAGPQCPRVEVIAKLKNQKEVCLDPEAPLMKKIIQKILDSGNKKTKRNALAVEKSPGVQ; this is translated from the exons ATGAGCCTCCCGACCCGCCGTGCCCGCATCCCCCGCGGTTCCCGCTCGCTGTTCACGCTGTTGGCGTTTCTGTTGCTGCTCACGCTGCCTCAGCATCTAGCAGAAG GGGGTCCCTCCGCCGTCGTGCCAGTAACGGAGCTGCGTTGCGTTTGCTTAACCGTAACTCCAAAAATTAATCCCAAATTGATCGCTAATCTGGAGGTGATTGCTGCAGGTCCACAGTGTCCCAGGGTGGAAGTCAT aGCCAAGCTGAAGAACCAGAAGGAGGTCTGTCTGGACCCAGAAGCTCCtttgatgaaaaaaatcattcagaaaaTACTAGACAG TGGAAATAAGAAAACTAAGAGGAACGCACTTGCAGTGGAAAAATCGCCCGGTGTTCAATAG